One genomic region from bacterium encodes:
- a CDS encoding HAMP domain-containing histidine kinase codes for MATGAKTVRWRILIWLLPLQVLIFAGYEVWLESRLTEAAGSADPVLVHESLQPLGGQVRTIRIATAALCAIVLLSTAVTIRLQLERHLRRPLMKLLANAEAIGSGESQRPIERPRQPGLALLADSLNRSAERIAQQQREIQENARLAGVGQTVAGLSHTLKNVLNGLRAGQFVLDRAMKTGDQEKLRKGLRVTRSSVHRIERLIFDMLNYVKDRDPKREPLDPNDIIRNVVEELKRMAEGWGIELRADTDDGVGLVALDRLEIYRALVDLATNAIEACTEGGTGDLVVLGSRGAPDEVVLTVQDNGVGMTQEVLASLYTRFVSTKATGGTGLGMVVVRKIVDEHGGTIEVDSAPGEGTTFRIHLPRTGGDGSDEP; via the coding sequence ATGGCGACCGGAGCCAAGACCGTTCGTTGGCGCATCCTGATCTGGTTGTTGCCGCTGCAGGTACTGATCTTCGCCGGTTACGAGGTCTGGCTGGAAAGCCGCCTCACTGAGGCTGCGGGGTCGGCAGATCCGGTCCTCGTCCACGAGAGCCTGCAACCGCTCGGCGGACAGGTGCGGACGATCCGGATCGCGACGGCCGCCCTCTGCGCGATCGTGCTCCTGTCGACCGCGGTGACGATCCGGCTGCAGCTCGAGCGCCATCTGCGCCGTCCGCTGATGAAACTCCTGGCCAACGCCGAGGCGATCGGCTCCGGCGAGTCGCAGCGACCGATCGAAAGGCCCCGGCAGCCCGGGCTGGCCCTGCTCGCCGACTCCCTCAACCGTTCGGCGGAACGCATCGCGCAGCAGCAGCGCGAAATCCAGGAGAACGCGCGACTGGCCGGGGTCGGCCAGACGGTCGCCGGGCTGTCGCACACGTTGAAGAACGTGCTCAACGGTCTCCGCGCGGGCCAGTTCGTGCTCGACCGTGCCATGAAGACGGGCGACCAGGAGAAGCTGCGCAAGGGCCTGCGCGTAACGCGCAGCAGCGTCCATCGGATCGAGAGACTGATCTTCGACATGTTGAACTATGTCAAGGATCGCGACCCCAAACGCGAGCCTCTCGATCCCAACGACATCATCCGGAACGTCGTCGAAGAGCTGAAGCGCATGGCGGAAGGATGGGGCATCGAGCTGCGCGCCGACACGGACGACGGGGTCGGCCTCGTCGCGCTGGACCGCCTGGAGATCTACCGGGCGCTGGTCGACCTCGCGACCAACGCCATCGAGGCTTGCACGGAGGGCGGGACGGGCGACCTCGTCGTCCTGGGAAGCCGGGGCGCACCGGACGAGGTCGTGCTGACCGTGCAGGACAACGGCGTCGGCATGACGCAAGAGGTGCTGGCGAGCCTCTATACCCGTTTCGTGTCCACCAAGGCGACCGGCGGAACAGGCCTGGGCATGGTGGTGGTCAGGAAGATCGTGGACGAGCACGGAGGCACCATCGAGGTCGATTCGGCTCCCGGCGAGGGGACGACCTTCCGCATCCACCTGCCGAGAACCGGCGGGGATGGATCCGACGAGCCGTGA
- a CDS encoding response regulator: protein MLEEKDVLIVDDSEECVIYLTEILEEMGCPYRVARNGKEGMQAVRDKRPDLVLLDLMMPQKGGIAVYQEMKRDPELEKVPIFIITGASEATGVDMISGEPLPTESYGDDFTRRFGVKVHGQLKSLAPDVFIEKPIDHEDVARRIKDVLS from the coding sequence ATGCTCGAAGAGAAGGACGTCCTGATCGTCGACGACAGCGAGGAATGCGTCATCTATCTGACGGAGATCCTCGAGGAAATGGGATGCCCCTACCGCGTCGCCCGCAACGGCAAGGAGGGGATGCAGGCGGTGCGGGACAAGAGGCCTGACCTGGTCCTCCTCGACCTCATGATGCCCCAGAAAGGCGGCATCGCCGTGTACCAGGAGATGAAGCGGGACCCGGAACTGGAGAAGGTCCCCATCTTCATCATCACCGGCGCCTCGGAAGCCACCGGCGTGGATATGATATCCGGCGAGCCGCTGCCCACGGAGAGCTACGGAGACGATTTCACGCGGCGCTTCGGCGTCAAGGTCCACGGGCAACTGAAGAGCCTCGCCCCGGATGTGTTCATCGAGAAGCCCATCGACCACGAGGACGTCGCGCGGAGGATCAAGGACGTGCTTTCTTGA